The proteins below come from a single Miscanthus floridulus cultivar M001 chromosome 1, ASM1932011v1, whole genome shotgun sequence genomic window:
- the LOC136482808 gene encoding probable anion transporter 7: MVRMRFPKRYLIVLLTFICTNVCYIERVGFSIAYTVAADAIGVNQANKGMILSMFYCGYVLSQIPGGWAAQRVGGRRVLLLSFVLWSMICGLIPLDPNRVTILVLSRLFVGVAQGFIFPSIHTVLAQWVPPQERSRSVSLTTSGMYLGAACGMLFFPSLVKHTGPQSVFFVEAVLGVAWSVIWLKFSSDPPRTDLPKVSMPKVASRDMIKAQAGGVVAPRTVKIPWRRIIFSLPVWAIVVNNFTFHYALYVLMNWLPTYFELGLKLSLQDMGSSKMLPYFNMFIFSNIGGVIADHLITRRILSVTKTRKLLNTIGFIVSAFALMALPLFSTPSGTVMCSALSLGFLALGRAGFAVNHMDVAPKFAGIVMGVSNTAGTLAGIVGVGLTGNILEAAKASNKDLTDSETWKTVFFVPAYLCIFSSVIFLIFSTGEKIFE, translated from the coding sequence ATGGTGAGAATGAGGTTCCCGAAACGTTATCTCATAGTATTGCTGACATTCATCTGCACAAATGTTTGCTACATTGAGCGTGTGGGTTTCTCGATTGCTTACACCGTCGCAGCTGATGCCATCGGTGTGAATCAAGCCAACAAGGGCATGATACTGTCTATGTTCTATTGTGGTTATGTTTTATCACAGATTCCTGGTGGATGGGCAGCACAGAGAGTAGGAGGTAGACGTGTTCTGCTACTGTCATTTGTATTGTGGTCTATGATATGTGGTTTAATTCCACTCGATCCCAACAGAGTAACCATTCTGGTCCTTTCTCGCCTATTTGTTGGTGTAGCACAAGGTTTCATATTTCCTTCCATTCACACTGTTCTGGCACAGTGGGTGCCACCACAGGAGCGCTCTCGCTCTGTATCTCTCACTACCTCAGGGATGTATCTTGGTGCAGCCTGTGGCATGCTTTTCTTCCCAAGTCTGGTGAAGCACACAGGACCCCAGTCAGTTTTCTTTGTTGAAGCAGTGTTGGGAGTAGCATGGTCTGTAATATGGTTGAAATTTTCCAGTGACCCACCTCGTACTGATCTTCCAAAGGTATCAATGCCAAAAGTGGCATCTCGAGACATGATTAAGGCACAAGCAGGAGGGGTTGTCGCACCTCGGACGGTAAAGATCCCATGGCGAAGGATAATATTCAGTCTACCTGTTTGGGCAATCGTTGTAAACAACTTCACCTTCCACTATGCCCTGTATGTTCTTATGAACTGGCTCCCTACCTATTTTGAGCTTGGCCTTAAGCTTAGCCTCCAGGACATGGGTTCCTCAAAGATGCTTCCCTATTTCAATATGTTCATTTTCTCCAATATCGGTGGTGTGATTGCTGATCACTTGATTACAAGGAGGATTTTGTCTGTTACCAAGACAAGGAAGCTTCTGAACACCATCGGGTTCATTGTCTCAGCATTTGCACTCATGGCCCTTCCTTTATTTAGCACACCCTCAGGCACTGTAATGTGTTCAGCATTATCCCTTGGTTTTCTTGCTCTAGGAAGAGCAGGGTTTGCTGTAAACCATATGGATGTTGCTCCAAAGTTTGCAGGGATAGTGATGGGGGTCTCAAATACGGCAGGGACACTGGCTGGAATTGTTGGTGTCGGCCTCACTGGGAATATTCTGGAGGCGGCAAAGGCTTCTAACAAGGATCTAACAGACTCGGAAACCTGGAAAACAGTCTTCTTTGTTCCAGCATACCTTTGTATTTTCAGTTCTGTCATTTTTTTAATCTTTTCAACTGGTGAAAAGATCTTCGAATAA